Proteins encoded by one window of Pseudorca crassidens isolate mPseCra1 chromosome 3, mPseCra1.hap1, whole genome shotgun sequence:
- the F2RL3 gene encoding proteinase-activated receptor 4 — translation MWALLMLWPLALGFSLDDTQTPIIYDDDGGSTERGDDSTPGPHPRSFPGQPCANDSNTLEVPASSRALLLGWVPTRLVPALYGLALAVGLPANGLALWVLATRVPQLPSTVLLMNLAAADLLLALALPPRITYHLRGQRWPFGEAACRLDTAALYGHMYGSVLLLAAISLDRYLAVVHPLRARTLRGQRLAIGLCVTAWLAAAALALPLALQQQTFRLSRSDHVLCHDVLPVGAQASYWRPAFLCLAVLGCFLPLLAMLLSYGATLRTLAAGGRRYSHALRLTALVLTSAVALFAPSNVLLLLHYSNPDPDAWGDLYAAYLPSLALSTLNSCVDPFIYYYVSAEFRSKVQEVVLRRAPGTATASREGCSPATCTRSSSFV, via the exons ATGTGGGCTCTCCTGATGCTGTGGCCCCTAGCACTGGGGTTCAGCCTGGATGACACTCAGACCCCCATTATCTACGACGACGATGGGGGCAGCACGGAGAGAGGTGATG ATAGCACGCCGGGGCCCCACCCGCGCAGCTTCCCTGGCCAGCCCTGTGCCAATGACAGCAACACTCTGGAGGTCCCGGCCAGCTCTCGGGCACTGCTGCTAGGCTGGGTGCCCACGAGACTGGTGCCCGCGCTCTACGGGCTGGCCCTGGCAGTGGGGCTGCCCGCCAATGGCCTGGCGCTGTGGGTGCTGGCCACACGGGTGCCACAACTGCCATCCACTGTGCTGCTGATGAACTTGGCGGCGGCTGACCTGCTGCTGGCCCTGGCGCTGCCGCCACGCATCACCTACCACCTGCGGGGCCAGCGCTGGCCCTTCGGCGAGGCCGCCTGCCGCCTGGACACGGCCGCGCTCTATGGTCACATGTACGGCTCCGTGCTGCTACTGGCCGCCATCAGCCTGGACCGCTACCTGGCCGTGGTGCACCCGCTGCGGGCCCGCACCCTGCGAGGCCAGCGCCTGGCCATTGGGCTCTGTGTCACAGCCTGGCTGGCGGCAGCCGCCCTGGCGCTGCCCCTGGCGCTGCAGCAGCAGACCTTCCGGCTGTCGCGTTCGGACCACGTGCTCTGCCACGACGTGCTGCCCGTCGGTGCCCAGGCCTCCTACTGGCGGCCTGCCTTCCTCTGCCTGGCGGTGCTCGGCTGCTTCCTGCCGCTGCTGGCCATGCTGCTGAGTTACGGGGCCACCCTGCGCACGCTGGCGGCCGGCGGCCGGCGTTACAGCCACGCGCTGAGGCTGACCGCGCTGGTGCTGACCTCGGCCGTGGCCCTCTTTGCGCCCAGCAACGTGCTGCTGCTCCTGCACTACTCAAACCCGGACCCTGACGCCTGGGGGGACCTGTACGCCGCCTACCTGCCCAGCCTGGCGCTCAGCACCCTCAACAGCTGTGTAGACCCCTTCATCTACTACTACGTGTCGGCCGAGTTCAGGAGCAAGGTGCAGGAAGTGGTGCTTCGCCGGGCGCCCGGTACCGCAACAGCTTCCAGGGAGGGGTGCAGCCCGGCCACCTGCACCCGGTCCTCCTCGTTTGTGTGA